A part of Ziziphus jujuba cultivar Dongzao chromosome 8, ASM3175591v1 genomic DNA contains:
- the LOC112491007 gene encoding probable zinc metalloprotease EGY2, chloroplastic isoform X1: MNCPATFRGNYSALSPCSTCCNLRLQHCLVPSVSFQLKQCTRSGLKFHQVSRKRWTFCRASETQTEPDSNNDKEKELQEDEAERPPTDSIGQESSHLDSKPVAAEQINNSDAETNAQGGVCDVDNAEVASGSPLPGVKPQQLDEQIKIPKETIEILKSQVFGFDTFFVTSQDPYEGGVLFKGNLRGQASKSYEKISKRMQDKFGDEYRLFLLVNPEDDRPVAVVVPAKTLQPETTAVPEWFAAGAFGLVTVFTLLLRNVPALQSNLLSTFDNLELLKNGAPGAIVIALILGVHELSHSLVAKSTGIKLGVPYFVPSWQIGSFGAITRILNIVPNREDLLKVAVAGPLAGFGLGFVLLLLGFILPPSDGIGVIVDASVFHESFLAGGIAKLLLGDVLKESTPISVNPLVIWAWAGLLINAINSIPAGELDGGRISFAIWGRKASARFTAASIGLLGLSALLNDVAFYWVVLIFFLQRGPIAPLSEEITDPDEKYVALGVLVLILGLLVCLPYPFPFTQEVMTSF; the protein is encoded by the exons atgaactgTCCGGCAACTTTTCGCGGGAATTACTCTGCCTTATCGCCGTGCAGCACTTGCTGTAATCTTCGTTTACAGCATTGTTTGGTTCCCTCAGTTAGTTTTCAGCTAAAACAGTGTACAAGGAGCGGATTGAAGTTCCATCAGGTTTCGAg GAAGCGATGGACTTTTTGTAGAGCATCTGAGACGCAGACCGAACCAGATAGCAATAATGATAAG gaaaaagaattacAAGAAGATGAGGCAGAGCGGCCTCCCACCGATTCCATTGGGCAAGAGAGTTCTCATCTTGATTCTAAGCCTGTAGCAGCAGAGCAAATAAACAACAGTGATGCAGAAACTAATGCACAAGGCGGTGTATGT GATGTTGACAATGCTGAAGTTGCCAGTGGATCACCTCTGCCAGGTGTGAAG CCGCAGCAGTTGGATGAACAAATCAAGATTCCAAAggaaacaattgaaatacttaAGAGCCAAGTATTTGGCTTTGACACTTTTTTCGTGACAAGCCAGGATCCTTATGag GGTGGAGTCTTGTTCAAAGGTAACCTGAGAGGGCAGGCTTCCAAAAGTTATGAAAAGATAAGTAAGAGAATGCAG GATAAATTTGGGGATGAATATAGGCTTTTCCTTTTAGTCAATCCTGAGGATGATCGGCCAGTGGCAGTTGTAGTTCCAGCAAAGACCTTGCAACCTGAGACAACTG CGGTTCCAGAGTGGTTTGCAGCAGGAGCTTTTGGCCTGGTCACGGTGTTTACCTTGCTTCTCCGGAATGTTCCTGCATTGCAGTCCAACTTACT ATCGACTTTTGACAATCTTGAACTGTTGAAGAATGGCGCACCCGGAGCCATAGTAATTGCACTTATTTTAGGGGTACATGAACTCAGCCACAGTTTAGTCGCAAAAAGTACTGGAATTAAGCTTGGGGTGCCATACTTTGTTCCAAGTTGGCAG ATAGGCTCTTTTGGTGCTATTACAAGGATTTTAAATATTGTACCCAATCGTGAAGATCTTCTAAAAGTTGCTGTAGCTGGACCTTTGGCTGGATTTGGCTTGGGTTTTGTTCTTTTGCTTTTAGGATTTATCTTACCACCCAGTGATGGTATTGGTGTTATTGTTGATGCTTCTGTGTTTCATGAATCCTTTCTTGCTGGGGGTATTG caAAGCTTCTACTTGGAGATGTTCTCAAAGAAAGTACTCCCATATCTGTCAACCCTCTTGTAATATGGGCATGGGCTGGACTTCTCATTAATGCCATCAACAGCATTCCTGCAGGAGAGCTTGATGGGGGAAGAATTTCTTTTGCCATTTGGGGAAGAAAG GCTTCGGCTCGCTTCACAGCTGCTTCAATCGGGCTGCTAGGACTATCTGCACTATTAAATGATGTTGCATTTTATTGGGTAGTTCTTATATTCTTTTTACAGAGAGGGCCAATTGCTCCACTCTCCGAGGAGATTACGGATCCCGATGAGAAATATGTTGCTCTTGGAGTATTAGTTTTGATATTAGGATTGCTGGTGTGCTTACCATACCCTTTTCCTTTTACGCAAGAAGTCATGACAAGTTTCTAG
- the LOC112491007 gene encoding probable zinc metalloprotease EGY2, chloroplastic isoform X2 gives MNCPATFRGNYSALSPCSTCCNLRLQHCLVPSVSFQLKQCTRSGLKFHQVSRKRWTFCRASETQTEPDSNNDKEKELQEDEAERPPTDSIGQESSHLDSKPVAAEQINNSDAETNAQGGDVDNAEVASGSPLPGVKPQQLDEQIKIPKETIEILKSQVFGFDTFFVTSQDPYEGGVLFKGNLRGQASKSYEKISKRMQDKFGDEYRLFLLVNPEDDRPVAVVVPAKTLQPETTAVPEWFAAGAFGLVTVFTLLLRNVPALQSNLLSTFDNLELLKNGAPGAIVIALILGVHELSHSLVAKSTGIKLGVPYFVPSWQIGSFGAITRILNIVPNREDLLKVAVAGPLAGFGLGFVLLLLGFILPPSDGIGVIVDASVFHESFLAGGIAKLLLGDVLKESTPISVNPLVIWAWAGLLINAINSIPAGELDGGRISFAIWGRKASARFTAASIGLLGLSALLNDVAFYWVVLIFFLQRGPIAPLSEEITDPDEKYVALGVLVLILGLLVCLPYPFPFTQEVMTSF, from the exons atgaactgTCCGGCAACTTTTCGCGGGAATTACTCTGCCTTATCGCCGTGCAGCACTTGCTGTAATCTTCGTTTACAGCATTGTTTGGTTCCCTCAGTTAGTTTTCAGCTAAAACAGTGTACAAGGAGCGGATTGAAGTTCCATCAGGTTTCGAg GAAGCGATGGACTTTTTGTAGAGCATCTGAGACGCAGACCGAACCAGATAGCAATAATGATAAG gaaaaagaattacAAGAAGATGAGGCAGAGCGGCCTCCCACCGATTCCATTGGGCAAGAGAGTTCTCATCTTGATTCTAAGCCTGTAGCAGCAGAGCAAATAAACAACAGTGATGCAGAAACTAATGCACAAGGCGGT GATGTTGACAATGCTGAAGTTGCCAGTGGATCACCTCTGCCAGGTGTGAAG CCGCAGCAGTTGGATGAACAAATCAAGATTCCAAAggaaacaattgaaatacttaAGAGCCAAGTATTTGGCTTTGACACTTTTTTCGTGACAAGCCAGGATCCTTATGag GGTGGAGTCTTGTTCAAAGGTAACCTGAGAGGGCAGGCTTCCAAAAGTTATGAAAAGATAAGTAAGAGAATGCAG GATAAATTTGGGGATGAATATAGGCTTTTCCTTTTAGTCAATCCTGAGGATGATCGGCCAGTGGCAGTTGTAGTTCCAGCAAAGACCTTGCAACCTGAGACAACTG CGGTTCCAGAGTGGTTTGCAGCAGGAGCTTTTGGCCTGGTCACGGTGTTTACCTTGCTTCTCCGGAATGTTCCTGCATTGCAGTCCAACTTACT ATCGACTTTTGACAATCTTGAACTGTTGAAGAATGGCGCACCCGGAGCCATAGTAATTGCACTTATTTTAGGGGTACATGAACTCAGCCACAGTTTAGTCGCAAAAAGTACTGGAATTAAGCTTGGGGTGCCATACTTTGTTCCAAGTTGGCAG ATAGGCTCTTTTGGTGCTATTACAAGGATTTTAAATATTGTACCCAATCGTGAAGATCTTCTAAAAGTTGCTGTAGCTGGACCTTTGGCTGGATTTGGCTTGGGTTTTGTTCTTTTGCTTTTAGGATTTATCTTACCACCCAGTGATGGTATTGGTGTTATTGTTGATGCTTCTGTGTTTCATGAATCCTTTCTTGCTGGGGGTATTG caAAGCTTCTACTTGGAGATGTTCTCAAAGAAAGTACTCCCATATCTGTCAACCCTCTTGTAATATGGGCATGGGCTGGACTTCTCATTAATGCCATCAACAGCATTCCTGCAGGAGAGCTTGATGGGGGAAGAATTTCTTTTGCCATTTGGGGAAGAAAG GCTTCGGCTCGCTTCACAGCTGCTTCAATCGGGCTGCTAGGACTATCTGCACTATTAAATGATGTTGCATTTTATTGGGTAGTTCTTATATTCTTTTTACAGAGAGGGCCAATTGCTCCACTCTCCGAGGAGATTACGGATCCCGATGAGAAATATGTTGCTCTTGGAGTATTAGTTTTGATATTAGGATTGCTGGTGTGCTTACCATACCCTTTTCCTTTTACGCAAGAAGTCATGACAAGTTTCTAG